ATCTATCATCAagttttttttgtgtgttttgaaCTAGCACATGCCTGAAGCATGGAGAACCAAACACCCCTAGATGATTCACAGTTGGCTTTCTTCGAGTCCAAGCTTCTTCATGTGTCCTTGTGCCCAATCTCTTGGTTGGACACCTATTCAAAATATACACTGCAGTTGACATTGCTTCCCCCCAGAACTTATGAggcattttctttccttttaacACCCCTAGCCATGTTCACTATAGTTTTATTTCTCCTTTCAGTCGTGCCATTATGTTGGGGAGTGTATGGTGCAGTTACTTCATGCAATATCCcttatttttcacaaaaaacaTGGAATTCATGAGAATTATATTCTCCTCCTCTATCTGTTCTGATGATTTTCATACTAAAGCCACTTTGTTTTTCAGCCAttatcttgaattttttaagtatttcaagCACTTCATTCTTTCTCTTGATTAGATATACCCAAATTTTCCTTGCAAAATCATCAATGAACGATACAAAGTAATGATTACCTCCTATTGATACTTCTTCAAAAGGACGACAAACATCAGAGTAGATTATCTCCATCATTCTTGAAGATCGAGTTGGTACTTCAGCCTTGAATGAGTTTCTGTGTTGCTTGGTCTGACAACATTCTTCACACAGCTCCTTTggcattttaatttttggaatTCCTTGCACCATTTTCTTGCTATGCAACATTTGAAGGCTTCTTAAATTTAAATGTCCAAACCTCTTATGCCACAGCCAATCATCATTCATGACTTCAACGGCTAGACACTTGCTCCCATTGATCTAGATATCAATCTTGAAGGTTCTATTTTTAGATAGTGGTgccttcaagatcaatcttcttgAATCATCAAACAATCGCATTTCACCCTGCTCCATCTTCATAGAATACCCTTTTTCAAGCATTTGTCCAAGGCTTAACAAATTATTCTTCATGTTTGGCATATACAACACATCGCATATGAATGATTGTTTGCCATCTCTTCTTTGAATCAATAATTTTCCTATTCCTTCTGCCATTACAGAACTGTTATCTACAAATCTGATCTCCCTTTTCACCTTATCATCAATGCTTACAAACCACTCTTTATGATCAGTCATATGATTTGAACAACATGTGTCAAGGTACCACGACTCTGGGCAGTCATCATCTAATTTTGTTGTAGCCATCAACAACACCTCATCTGAGTCTGAATCTTCGGCTGCCATTGGTGCTTCATCATCCTCTCTTTGAACCTTCTTGGATCTGCATTCCTTTGCAAAATGCCCCCATTTTTGACAATTATAGCATTGGATTCCtttcttgttgaattttttcttaCCACTTTGGTTGGTCTTCTTGCTAACTTAGGCCTGTACTTGAGATGTTGAGGTTGCTGCACACCTTTCTCTTACTCTCAGTTCATGAGCTTCAAGAGAGCCTCGCAAATCCTCCACCTTCATGTTAtcaagatcctttgattcttcaattgccACCACTATGTGATCGTACCTTTGTGTTAATGTTCTAAGGATCTTTTCAATAATCACCACTTCAGTTAATGATTCACCATTTGTCCTCATCTGATTAACAACAACCTGTACACGATTGAAGTAATCTGCcacaacttcatcttcttccatctgcaATAATTCGTATTGCCTTGTTAGCATTTGGAACTTCACTTTCTTGGCCTTTTCCCCACCCGTATAGTACTTGACCAAGATCTCCATGCCTCCTTTGATGTAGCTGCCTTCGAGATCCTCTCAAAGTTTTTTGAATCCACACTCTGTTGGATGTAAAACAATGTCTTGCAAGTTGTTCATAACCGTCTTGAACAATCTCAAACACTTTTTGAGCTCCCAGCAACGATCTCATTGATGCAGACCACATTTCCcagttcttcttcttcttcttcttcttcttcttcttcttcttcttcttcttcttcttcttcttctt
This Cicer arietinum cultivar CDC Frontier isolate Library 1 unplaced genomic scaffold, Cicar.CDCFrontier_v2.0 Ca_scaffold_4740_v2.0, whole genome shotgun sequence DNA region includes the following protein-coding sequences:
- the LOC101505672 gene encoding uncharacterized protein; amino-acid sequence: MWSASMRSLLGAQKVFEIVQDGYEQLARHCFTSNRVWIQKTLRGSRRQLHQRRHGDLGQMEEDEVVADYFNRVQVVVNQMRTNGESLTEVVIIEKILRTLTQRYDHIVVAIEESKDLDNMKVEDLRGSLEAHELRVRERSKKVQREDDEAPMAAEDSDSDEVLLMATTKLDDDCPESWYLDTCCSNHMTDHKEWFVSIDDKVKREIRFVDNSSVMAEGIGKLLIQRRDGKQSFICDVLYMPNMKNNLLSLGQMLEKGYSMKMEQGEMRLFDDSRRLILKAPLSKNRTFKIDI